From the genome of Lotus japonicus ecotype B-129 chromosome 6, LjGifu_v1.2, one region includes:
- the LOC130725371 gene encoding UV-B-induced protein At3g17800, chloroplastic-like, whose amino-acid sequence MQTSKHITFCMFDMKVQLCSLWSPKSLVVRAAASDSDESANKIAPLQLESPIGQFLSQILINHPHLVPAAVDQQLQQLQTDRDSESDPNKQNQDPSSSSTDLVLYRRIAEVKANERRKALEEILYALVVQKFMVANISLIPSITPNPTGRVDSWPNDDEKLKQLHSYEAYEMQHKQRGSINDSVTKIETLISDYNVTICNIHKQS is encoded by the exons ATGCAAACAAGTAAACACATTACCTTCTGCATGTTTGATATGAAAGTCCAGTTATGCTCATTGTGGTCTCCCAAGTCCTTAGTTGTTAGAGCAGCAGCGTCGGACTCGGATGAATCCGCTAACAAGATTGCTCCTCTTCAGCTCGAGTCCCCGATTGGACAGTtcctttctcaaattttgatcaaTCACCCGCATCTCGTGCCTGCTGCGGTTGACCAACAGCTTCAACAGCTCCAAACTGACCGTGATTCTGAATCTGATCCCAATAAACAAAATCAagatccttcttcttcctccactgATTTAGTTTTGTACAG GAGGATTGCTGAGGTGAAGGCTAATGAAAGGAGGAAAGCACTGGAAGAGATTTTGTATGCACTGGTGGTGCAAAAGTTCATGGTTGCTAACATTTCCCTCATACCCTCCATAACCCCAAACCCAACCGGTAGAGTTGATTCATGGCCAAATGATGATGAGAAGCTTAAGCAGCTTCACTCATACGAAGCATATGAGATGCAACACAAACAAAGAGGTTCAATCAATGACAGTGTCACAAAAATAGAAACCCTCATCAGCGATTACAATGTCACCATTTGCAACATACACAAACAATCTTAA
- the LOC130726369 gene encoding reactive Intermediate Deaminase A, chloroplastic-like, translated as MALWSAAKSFHVPANVGVLRRGASWAAGIAGVSVAGTAMWRSSSSKRSSPFACLSLSTDTRTKEAVQTEKAPAALGPYSQAIKANNLLFVSGVLGLDPETGKFISDNVEDQTEQILKNMGEILKSGGASYTSVVKTTILLADLKDFKKVNEIYAKYFTSPAPARSTYQVAALPLDAKIEIECIAAL; from the exons ATGGCGTTGTGGTCTGCTGCAAAGAGCTTCCATGTCCCAGCAAACGTCGGCGTTCTGCGCCGCGGCGCTTCATGGGCTGCCGGAATTGCCGGAGTCTCGGTGGCCGGCACCGCCATGTGGCGTTCCTCTTCGTCTAAGCGCTCTTCACCGTTCGCTTGCTTGAGCCTTTCCACTGATACCC GGACCAAGGAAGCTGTTCAGACTGAAAAGGCCCCTGCTGCTTTGGGGCCATATTCTCAAGCAATCAAGGCCAACAACCTTCTGTTTGTGTCCGGTGTTCTTGGTCTTGATCCTGAG ACaggaaaattcatctctgataATGTTGAAGATCAGACAGAGCAG ATTCTCAAAAATATGGGGGAGATCCTAAAATCTGGGGGAGCGAGCTACACATCAGTTGTTAAGACAACAATTTT GTTGGCTGACTTGAAGGACTTCAAGAAAGTTAATGAGATCTATGCTAAAT ACTTCACTTCACCTGCCCCGGCTCGTTCAACATATCAAGTAGCTGCTTTGCCATTGGACGCCAAGATTGAAATTGAGTGCATAGCAGCACTGTGA